In Streptomyces sp. NBC_01707, a genomic segment contains:
- a CDS encoding glucose-6-phosphate dehydrogenase, with protein MINRLVIFGATGDLSARYLLPALAALRAAGELGDHFQLTGASRGEWDSERYRDWVTAQIDRHGGHYPADAKAAIADAARYQRADVTNPADIASAIAGEGPVAVYLALPPALFPVVVTALHQTGLPAGSRIVLEKPFGEDLASAQELNRLLADLVPEQAVFRVDHFLAMTTVQNVFGSRLANRVLEPIWNSTHIAEVDIVWHETLALEGRAGYYDTVGALKDMVQNHLMQLLCLVAMEPPITLGERDLRDRKVDVLRSVRLLTEDDVVCRTRRARYLGGRIGDHDIPAYADEEGVNPQRRIETYAEVELELDSWRWSGTTFRLRSGKALRADRKEVAVHFRSVPHLPFGHSGAALPNVLRFGLEPEVLTFDLTGIGSHTNSLAPLSLTAQMEPPHLPAHGRVLLDVLNGDPAMSIRGDEAEEAWRVLTPVLSAWERDLVPLEEYPAGSDGPALRLNGGGQQQCGDLLHTEPAPPGVAP; from the coding sequence ATGATCAACCGGCTCGTGATCTTCGGGGCGACAGGTGACCTCAGCGCCCGCTACCTGCTGCCGGCACTGGCCGCGCTGAGGGCTGCAGGAGAGCTCGGCGACCACTTCCAGCTGACCGGCGCGAGTCGGGGAGAGTGGGACAGCGAACGGTATCGGGATTGGGTGACCGCCCAGATCGACCGCCATGGTGGGCATTATCCAGCCGACGCCAAGGCGGCGATCGCGGACGCGGCCCGCTATCAACGGGCCGATGTCACCAACCCCGCTGACATCGCTTCGGCCATCGCCGGTGAGGGTCCCGTCGCCGTCTACCTCGCCCTGCCCCCGGCACTCTTCCCCGTCGTGGTCACCGCGCTGCACCAGACCGGCCTTCCCGCAGGCAGCCGAATCGTGCTGGAGAAGCCCTTCGGCGAAGACCTGGCCAGCGCGCAGGAGCTGAACCGGCTCCTGGCCGACCTCGTCCCCGAGCAGGCCGTGTTCCGCGTCGACCACTTCCTGGCCATGACGACCGTCCAGAACGTGTTCGGCAGCCGACTCGCCAACCGCGTGCTGGAGCCCATCTGGAACAGCACCCACATCGCCGAAGTGGACATCGTCTGGCACGAGACCCTCGCACTCGAAGGCAGGGCCGGCTACTACGACACCGTCGGAGCGCTCAAGGACATGGTGCAAAACCACCTCATGCAGTTGCTCTGCCTGGTGGCCATGGAACCGCCCATCACCCTCGGCGAGCGCGACCTGCGCGACCGGAAGGTCGACGTGCTGCGGTCCGTACGGCTCCTCACTGAAGACGACGTCGTATGCCGCACACGCCGCGCACGCTACCTGGGCGGCCGGATCGGAGACCATGACATTCCCGCCTATGCCGACGAGGAAGGCGTCAACCCGCAGCGCCGTATCGAGACGTACGCCGAGGTGGAGCTGGAACTGGACAGTTGGCGCTGGTCGGGAACGACCTTCCGGCTCCGCAGCGGCAAAGCACTCCGTGCGGACCGCAAGGAGGTCGCCGTACATTTCCGGTCGGTGCCCCACCTGCCCTTCGGCCATAGCGGAGCAGCCCTTCCCAACGTGCTCCGCTTCGGGCTCGAACCGGAAGTCCTGACCTTCGACCTCACAGGCATCGGCTCCCACACCAACAGCCTCGCCCCACTGTCCCTGACCGCGCAGATGGAACCGCCCCACCTCCCGGCCCACGGCCGGGTCCTGCTGGACGTCCTGAACGGCGATCCCGCCATGTCCATCCGCGGCGACGAGGCCGAAGAGGCCTGGCGGGTCCTGACGCCGGTACTCTCCGCCTGGGAAAGGGATCTGGTTCCACTGGAGGAGTACCCGGCCGGCTCCGACGGGCCGGCTCTCCGGCTGAATGGAGGCGGACAGCAGCAGTGTGGTGACCTGCTGCACACTGAACCTGCGCCCCCGGGTGTCGCGCCCTGA
- a CDS encoding glycoside hydrolase family 15 protein: MHDPDPPFRPVRSREGYLPLEDFGLIGDGATAALVGLDGSIPWMCLPRFDAEPLFCGLLDRARGGHFTLAPEDLVEARQRYEPDTGVLTTELRSATGLVRVTDAMILRSGADLTDDAPADRGELVRSAVVLGGDVRLRVGLEPRGGGQAQALFSGLEVRPSRRPDLRLHLRSNLPLTGLNSTHDLRRGERLDLVLSWGRFHRHHRFDTDAMLRDTADAWRRWMHNFQYHGPEGPLVGRAAITLKLCDDWANGSLVAAPTSSLPAPIGGSRNWDYRYAWIRDAAFAVFALRRVGFGGEADAFLGWVLDAFEYSRRPRIMYALDGSPVPDEVEGAELEGYQRSAPVRWGNGAADQRQHDLYGEILDCADQWLRSGGDIEPPLWASLAGLADAAGQAWRQPDQGIWEVRNEGRVFTYSAGMCQVALDRAATIGARLGLPGNVAMWRASADELRRIILDRAWDEEAQTLSAHLDGGGALDASLLALPLRQVVPADHPRMVATATAVAERLSAGNGLLYRYLHKESPDGLPGDEGAFVLCSFWMVDNLVGQGRIEEAEELYASLCARASPLGLLSEQIDPTTGEFMGNFPQAFSHIGIIASGVNLTRAKAGVNA, translated from the coding sequence ATGCACGATCCAGATCCCCCTTTCCGGCCGGTTCGCAGTCGGGAGGGCTACTTGCCGCTTGAGGATTTCGGCCTCATCGGGGACGGTGCGACGGCTGCACTGGTCGGCCTGGACGGTTCCATTCCGTGGATGTGCCTTCCCCGGTTCGATGCGGAGCCTCTGTTCTGCGGCTTGTTGGATCGCGCACGGGGCGGGCATTTCACCCTGGCTCCAGAGGACCTGGTCGAGGCGCGGCAGCGATACGAACCTGACACCGGCGTGCTGACAACCGAGTTGCGCAGCGCCACCGGTCTGGTCCGTGTCACCGATGCGATGATCCTGCGCTCTGGGGCCGATCTCACCGATGACGCCCCTGCTGACCGAGGCGAGCTCGTCCGTTCGGCTGTGGTCTTGGGCGGGGACGTACGCCTGCGGGTGGGCTTGGAGCCGAGGGGCGGCGGGCAGGCGCAGGCGTTGTTCAGCGGGCTGGAGGTACGACCGTCCCGGCGGCCGGACCTGCGGCTCCACCTGCGGTCCAACCTCCCCCTGACCGGCCTGAACAGCACTCATGACCTCCGGCGGGGCGAACGGCTCGATCTCGTGCTGTCCTGGGGCCGCTTCCATCGTCACCATCGGTTCGACACTGACGCGATGCTGCGGGACACTGCCGATGCGTGGCGCCGCTGGATGCATAATTTCCAGTACCACGGTCCGGAGGGGCCCCTGGTCGGACGCGCGGCGATCACACTGAAGCTGTGCGACGACTGGGCCAACGGCTCACTCGTCGCGGCCCCCACATCCTCCCTGCCTGCACCGATCGGCGGGAGCCGCAACTGGGATTACCGCTACGCCTGGATCCGGGACGCGGCCTTCGCCGTGTTCGCGCTGCGTCGCGTCGGCTTCGGGGGTGAGGCCGACGCCTTCCTCGGATGGGTCCTCGACGCCTTCGAGTACAGCCGGAGGCCCAGGATCATGTACGCCCTCGACGGCAGCCCGGTGCCGGACGAGGTGGAGGGCGCCGAGCTGGAGGGCTATCAGCGCTCTGCTCCGGTGCGATGGGGCAACGGCGCGGCCGACCAGCGCCAGCATGACCTCTACGGCGAAATCCTTGACTGCGCCGACCAGTGGCTCCGCTCCGGCGGGGACATCGAGCCGCCACTGTGGGCCAGCCTGGCGGGGCTGGCCGACGCCGCAGGACAGGCGTGGCGACAGCCGGACCAGGGGATCTGGGAGGTGCGCAATGAGGGCCGGGTGTTCACGTACTCGGCCGGGATGTGTCAGGTGGCCCTGGACCGGGCTGCGACGATCGGTGCGCGGCTCGGCCTGCCCGGAAATGTCGCCATGTGGCGAGCCTCGGCCGACGAGCTGCGCCGGATCATCCTGGACAGGGCCTGGGACGAGGAGGCACAGACCCTGAGCGCGCATCTCGACGGCGGCGGCGCCCTCGACGCCAGCCTGCTCGCGCTTCCGCTGCGCCAGGTCGTCCCTGCTGACCACCCGCGGATGGTGGCCACCGCCACGGCCGTCGCCGAGCGCCTGTCGGCCGGCAACGGGCTGCTCTACCGCTACCTGCACAAGGAGTCACCCGACGGTCTGCCCGGCGACGAGGGTGCCTTCGTGCTGTGCAGTTTCTGGATGGTCGACAACCTCGTCGGCCAGGGCCGGATCGAAGAGGCTGAGGAGCTGTACGCCTCGCTGTGTGCCCGCGCGAGCCCACTAGGGCTTTTGTCGGAGCAGATCGACCCGACCACAGGAGAGTTCATGGGCAACTTCCCTCAGGCATTCAGCCACATCGGGATCATCGCCAGCGGTGTGAACCTCACCCGAGCGAAAGCAGGCGTCAACGCATGA
- a CDS encoding zinc-binding dehydrogenase, which produces MAVYRADMLSTSFMGAEKGNIPIGGTVAVLAQGPVGLMATVGARLRGVGLVIGVESVPDRQKLAHTYGAGEIVDFTSEDVVERILDLTRGAGVDTAIEALGADVTFQTAVKITKPGARSPTSAISARENSCASPGRVGRRNGRQGDRDRPVLWRQATHGATATGAGNTACRPLANDDS; this is translated from the coding sequence ATGGCGGTCTACCGCGCAGACATGCTCTCGACCAGCTTCATGGGGGCGGAGAAGGGGAACATCCCGATTGGCGGAACCGTGGCTGTCCTCGCCCAGGGCCCGGTGGGACTGATGGCGACCGTAGGAGCCAGGCTCCGGGGCGTCGGCCTGGTCATCGGAGTCGAATCCGTTCCCGATCGGCAGAAACTCGCGCACACATACGGTGCGGGCGAGATCGTCGACTTCACCAGCGAGGATGTTGTTGAGCGGATCCTTGACCTGACTCGGGGCGCGGGAGTCGACACCGCCATCGAGGCCCTTGGCGCGGATGTGACGTTCCAGACCGCGGTCAAGATCACAAAGCCCGGGGCACGGTCTCCAACATCGGCTATTTCGGCGAGGGAGAATTCGTGCGCATCCCCGGGTCGAGTGGGGCGTAGGAATGGCCGACAAGGCGATCGCGATAGGCCTGTGCTCTGGCGCCAGGCTACGCATGGAGCGACTGCTACGGGTGCTGGAAACACAGCTTGTCGACCCCTCGCAAATGACGACTCATGA
- a CDS encoding alcohol dehydrogenase catalytic domain-containing protein yields MKAFVMREIGRVGFMEKPVPQAGPGDAVVQTIRALICTSDSHTVQGGIGPRENLTLGHKAVGVVHAVASEVKDFRPGDRVLVGAITPEWGDRASQNGLPSQSGAPLVGFKFVNSKDGVFVDYFHVNEADANLAKIPDAISDEWRSTAQTCSRPASWGRRRGTSRLAEPWLSSPRARWD; encoded by the coding sequence GTGAAGGCATTCGTGATGAGGGAGATTGGGCGGGTGGGTTTCATGGAGAAGCCCGTACCGCAGGCAGGTCCGGGCGACGCTGTCGTACAGACGATCAGGGCCCTCATCTGCACGTCCGATTCCCACACCGTCCAAGGTGGCATCGGTCCGCGGGAGAACCTGACGCTGGGCCACAAAGCGGTGGGCGTCGTGCATGCCGTGGCAAGCGAGGTGAAGGACTTCCGGCCCGGCGACCGTGTGCTGGTCGGTGCCATCACTCCCGAATGGGGTGACCGGGCATCTCAGAACGGGCTCCCATCGCAGTCAGGAGCACCGCTCGTAGGCTTTAAGTTCGTAAACTCCAAGGACGGGGTCTTTGTCGATTACTTCCACGTGAACGAGGCCGACGCCAACCTCGCGAAAATCCCCGACGCCATCAGTGATGAATGGCGGTCTACCGCGCAGACATGCTCTCGACCAGCTTCATGGGGGCGGAGAAGGGGAACATCCCGATTGGCGGAACCGTGGCTGTCCTCGCCCAGGGCCCGGTGGGACTGA
- a CDS encoding universal stress protein: MSPRRAAPISVPAGTGPESAERQLAQALAGRAESYPDVMVRHDVLSGETRETAIEASETAQLMVVGARGRGGFGGLLLGR, from the coding sequence GTGAGCCCGCGGCGAGCCGCACCCATTTCCGTGCCGGCTGGTACGGGGCCCGAGAGCGCGGAGCGTCAGCTGGCTCAGGCACTCGCCGGCCGCGCGGAGAGCTATCCGGACGTCATGGTCAGGCACGACGTGTTGAGCGGCGAAACCCGCGAGACAGCGATCGAGGCGAGCGAGACAGCCCAGCTCATGGTCGTCGGAGCCAGGGGACGCGGCGGTTTTGGTGGCCTGCTCTTGGGTCGGTGA
- a CDS encoding universal stress protein, which yields MADQREETGRIVVGVDGSDSSKQALRWAVRQAQLTGGVVEAVTAWDFPQFHGALGWLPPSSSDEAAVEGRARRELAEAIEETVGSQPPVEVRTEVRYGTAAGVLLDAARGASMLVVGSRGLGGFSGLLLGSVAQHCTQHAACPVVVMRDGGR from the coding sequence GTGGCTGACCAGCGCGAGGAGACAGGCCGCATCGTGGTCGGGGTGGACGGATCGGACTCATCGAAGCAGGCTCTTCGCTGGGCCGTGCGCCAGGCGCAGCTCACCGGCGGTGTGGTGGAGGCGGTGACTGCTTGGGACTTTCCGCAGTTCCATGGTGCCCTCGGCTGGTTGCCCCCGTCGAGCAGCGACGAAGCAGCTGTGGAGGGCCGGGCACGCAGAGAACTCGCGGAAGCCATTGAGGAGACCGTGGGATCGCAGCCGCCGGTGGAGGTGCGTACGGAGGTGCGCTACGGCACCGCCGCCGGCGTGCTGCTCGACGCGGCCCGCGGCGCGTCCATGCTGGTGGTCGGGAGCCGCGGTCTCGGGGGCTTCTCAGGGCTGCTGTTGGGATCGGTGGCGCAGCACTGCACTCAGCACGCTGCTTGCCCGGTCGTCGTGATGCGTGACGGGGGCCGGTGA
- a CDS encoding chemotaxis protein gives METDVLTSDMLRDLRAARPYPAVSLTMSTHRREPDNAHDAVQLRNLLAEAERRIDTDPQASRQDRIDLHAQLERAVADVDLRHVMDGLVLYATTEEHQIWTVPRPVPERVVLSDTFLTRNLVAAKAQAHPYWVLIVAADRATLWSGSGDTLHQHEGNGFPAVPPEGEWDVQHKERVGDQPSTFSDEHTRHFMRTVDTSLAAILTAEPRPLLLVGLAEAVALLQEVGTAAGAPASTIIKGGLTEGPESVLLQELEPARAALAAQETNRVDTALDDARSRRTFAAGLDEVWEAANAGRAAMIAVEEHFQPTVRLTNGHLAPLNGEPKGGWEDGVREDIVDELVETALNHGTEVVFLPDDRLTEHNRIAAVLRY, from the coding sequence ATGGAGACTGATGTCCTGACTTCCGACATGCTGCGTGACCTGCGGGCTGCCAGGCCCTACCCGGCAGTCTCTCTGACGATGTCGACGCACCGGCGTGAGCCGGATAACGCCCACGACGCGGTGCAGCTACGCAATCTCCTTGCGGAAGCCGAGCGCCGGATCGATACCGACCCGCAGGCATCGCGCCAGGACCGCATCGACCTGCACGCCCAGCTGGAGCGAGCGGTGGCCGACGTGGATCTGCGCCACGTAATGGACGGCCTGGTGCTCTACGCCACCACTGAGGAGCACCAGATCTGGACCGTGCCGCGTCCCGTCCCAGAGCGGGTCGTCCTCAGCGACACCTTCCTGACCCGCAACCTGGTCGCTGCAAAAGCCCAGGCCCACCCCTACTGGGTGCTGATCGTCGCCGCCGACAGGGCAACCCTGTGGAGCGGCTCAGGTGACACCCTCCACCAGCACGAGGGGAACGGATTCCCCGCCGTGCCACCCGAAGGCGAGTGGGACGTCCAGCACAAGGAACGCGTCGGCGACCAGCCGAGCACTTTCAGCGATGAGCACACCCGCCACTTCATGCGCACCGTCGACACCTCGCTCGCCGCGATACTGACAGCCGAGCCCCGCCCACTGCTTCTCGTCGGACTCGCCGAGGCCGTGGCCCTTCTGCAGGAAGTCGGCACCGCAGCCGGCGCCCCGGCCTCCACCATCATCAAGGGCGGCCTCACCGAGGGCCCCGAAAGCGTCCTTCTCCAGGAACTCGAACCCGCCCGCGCCGCACTGGCAGCCCAAGAGACCAACCGGGTCGACACGGCACTGGACGACGCCCGCAGTCGGCGAACCTTCGCCGCCGGGCTTGACGAGGTCTGGGAAGCTGCCAACGCCGGGCGCGCCGCGATGATCGCCGTCGAGGAGCACTTCCAACCCACCGTACGGCTGACCAATGGCCACCTCGCCCCACTGAACGGCGAACCAAAGGGCGGCTGGGAGGACGGCGTTCGCGAGGACATCGTCGACGAACTTGTCGAGACCGCCCTGAACCACGGCACCGAAGTGGTCTTCCTCCCCGACGACCGCCTCACCGAACACAACCGGATCGCCGCAGTGCTGCGCTACTGA